A genome region from Bacteroidota bacterium includes the following:
- a CDS encoding glycine-rich domain-containing protein-like: MSSAFKRVYSNSQHSLRAQKTISKDRIEWLIDVCGIDPRIASVDLESIKCKLCSSEEGENWSAEKCDDAEVEYKRFLQLYLRYGPGVYPTPDMYTMWQYHQSEPMNYRNDCMAMFGHLPPDFPVVGLRDQELQKPAHAGINKTRERYAELFGRPMLMVV, encoded by the coding sequence ATGAGTTCTGCATTTAAACGCGTGTACAGCAACTCCCAGCATTCGTTGCGGGCGCAAAAAACGATTTCGAAAGATCGCATTGAATGGCTCATCGACGTGTGCGGCATAGATCCACGCATCGCTTCGGTTGATCTTGAAAGCATTAAATGCAAACTCTGCTCCTCCGAAGAAGGTGAAAACTGGTCGGCCGAAAAGTGCGACGACGCGGAAGTGGAATACAAACGCTTTCTGCAACTCTACCTCCGCTACGGCCCCGGTGTATATCCCACACCCGACATGTACACCATGTGGCAATACCACCAGTCGGAACCCATGAACTACCGCAACGATTGCATGGCCATGTTCGGCCACCTTCCGCCCGATTTTCCCGTGGTTGGCCTGCGCGATCAGGAACTGCAAAAACCCGCCCACGCCGGCATCAACAAAACCCGCGAACGCTACGCCGAACTCTTCGGCCGGCCTATGCTGATGGTGGTGTGA
- a CDS encoding 2,3,4,5-tetrahydropyridine-2,6-dicarboxylate N-succinyltransferase — protein MQQFIEEIWENRSLLANADAQSVIHDVVESLDKGLLRVAEPLSDGSWRVNDWVKKAVIMYFPIRQMETMEAGPLEFYDKMPLKRNYKELGVRVVPHAVARHGAFLAKGVILMPSYVNIGAYVDSGTMVDTWATVGSCAQIGKNVHLSGGVGIGGVLEPVQAAPVIIEDGAFVGSRCIVVEGVRVGREAVLGANVVLTASTKIIDVTGSTPVEHKGFVPERSVVIPGSYTKAFPAGDYQVPCALIIGQRKASTDLKTSLNDALRDFSVAV, from the coding sequence ATGCAACAGTTTATCGAAGAAATCTGGGAAAACCGCAGCCTGCTGGCCAATGCCGATGCCCAATCCGTAATTCACGATGTGGTAGAATCGCTCGACAAGGGCCTGCTGCGCGTGGCAGAGCCGCTGAGCGATGGCAGCTGGCGCGTGAATGACTGGGTGAAGAAAGCAGTAATTATGTATTTCCCCATCCGGCAAATGGAAACGATGGAAGCCGGTCCGCTTGAATTTTACGATAAAATGCCGCTCAAACGTAATTACAAGGAACTTGGCGTGCGTGTGGTGCCTCACGCGGTGGCCCGTCACGGCGCGTTTCTGGCCAAAGGTGTAATACTCATGCCCAGCTACGTAAACATTGGGGCGTATGTGGACAGCGGCACCATGGTGGATACCTGGGCTACTGTAGGCTCGTGTGCACAAATCGGCAAAAACGTACACCTGAGCGGCGGCGTGGGCATTGGCGGTGTGCTGGAACCCGTGCAGGCGGCGCCGGTGATTATTGAAGACGGTGCTTTTGTGGGTTCGCGCTGCATTGTGGTGGAAGGTGTGCGTGTGGGCCGCGAAGCGGTGCTGGGCGCCAACGTGGTGCTTACGGCTTCTACCAAAATTATCGACGTAACCGGCAGCACGCCGGTAGAGCATAAAGGCTTTGTGCCCGAGCGTTCGGTGGTTATTCCTGGCAGCTACACCAAAGCATTTCCCGCCGGCGACTATCAGGTGCCCTGCGCGCTCATTATCGGTCAGCGCAAGGCCAGCACGGATCTTAAAACCTCGCTCAACGATGCCCTGCGCGATTTCAGCGTAGCGGTGTAA
- the lon gene encoding endopeptidase La gives MNQNLFSPVGFDQLSDDDTEFIPLLSPEDEEQMNNESVPDSLPILPLRNTVLFPGVVIPITVGREKSIRLIREASKGTRTIGVVSQKTDDNEDPGIEDLNTVGTMAFIIRMLRMPDGNTTVILQGRRRFVLGEEVQRDPYLRATVTALPETRPAATDHEFPAIISSVKEIALQIINNNPQLPAEATMAVRNIESPAFLINFISSNMNAGVVEKQQILEIASLKERATSVLALLTKELQLQELKNQIQTKVKVDIDRQQREYFLHQQIKTIQEELGGNPSEQELADLRERSAKKSWPDHAAAAFKKEFAKLERMNPNAAEYSVQMNYLELLLDLPWNEYTEDKFDLNEAEKILHRDHYGLEKVKERILEHLAVIKLRGNMKAPIICLYGPPGVGKTSLGKSIAESLGRKYVRMSLGGLKDESEIRGHRKTYIGAMPGRILQNLKKSGSSNPVFVLDELDKVGNDWHGDPSSALLEVLDPEQNHAFYDNFVELDYDLSNVMFIATANSLSTIQPALRDRLEIIEVSGYTTEEKLEIARRHLVPKQLGEHGVKEKQLQLSPAVIEAIIENYTRESGVRGLEKQIARVVRYAAKNIAMERKYSTKPTVDDLTKILGPAHVKDRYQGNDAAGVVTGLAWTSVGGDILFIETSLSRGKGGKLTLTGNLGDVMKESAVIALEYLRAHATDFGINPDYFDNWNVHIHVPEGATPKDGPSAGIAILTALASAFTQRKVKKSLAMTGEITLRGRVLAVGGIREKILAAKRAGIKDIILCKENRKDVDEIPAQYLKGLHFHYVEQMSEVLAFSLLKEKVKKPLDLSVAASNGVKGGE, from the coding sequence ATGAATCAGAATTTATTTTCTCCCGTAGGATTTGACCAGTTGTCTGACGACGATACCGAGTTTATTCCCCTGCTCAGTCCCGAAGACGAGGAGCAGATGAACAACGAATCGGTTCCCGATAGTTTACCCATTCTTCCGCTCCGCAATACCGTACTTTTTCCGGGTGTGGTAATTCCCATTACCGTAGGCCGCGAAAAATCAATCCGCCTCATACGCGAAGCCAGCAAGGGCACGCGTACCATTGGTGTTGTGTCGCAGAAAACCGACGATAACGAAGATCCGGGCATCGAAGATTTGAATACCGTGGGCACCATGGCTTTCATTATCCGCATGCTGCGCATGCCCGATGGCAATACTACGGTTATTCTTCAGGGCCGCCGCCGTTTTGTGCTTGGCGAAGAAGTGCAGCGCGATCCGTATCTCCGTGCCACGGTTACCGCATTGCCCGAAACACGGCCTGCGGCAACTGATCATGAGTTTCCGGCCATTATTTCCTCGGTGAAGGAAATTGCCCTGCAAATCATCAACAACAATCCGCAATTGCCAGCCGAGGCTACCATGGCCGTGCGTAATATCGAAAGCCCTGCGTTTCTCATCAACTTCATTTCATCGAACATGAATGCGGGTGTGGTGGAGAAACAGCAGATTCTGGAAATTGCCTCGCTCAAGGAACGCGCCACCAGCGTGCTTGCACTGCTCACCAAAGAGCTTCAGCTGCAGGAACTGAAAAATCAGATTCAGACCAAAGTGAAGGTGGATATTGACCGGCAGCAGCGCGAGTATTTCCTGCACCAGCAAATAAAAACCATTCAGGAAGAGCTGGGCGGAAATCCGTCGGAGCAGGAGCTGGCCGATTTGCGCGAACGCTCGGCCAAAAAAAGCTGGCCCGACCATGCTGCAGCGGCGTTCAAAAAAGAGTTTGCCAAACTCGAACGCATGAACCCGAATGCCGCTGAGTATTCGGTGCAGATGAATTACCTTGAACTTCTGCTCGATTTGCCGTGGAATGAATACACGGAAGACAAATTCGATCTGAATGAAGCCGAGAAAATTCTGCACCGCGATCATTACGGCCTCGAGAAAGTAAAAGAACGTATTCTCGAACACCTCGCCGTAATCAAGCTGCGCGGCAATATGAAAGCGCCCATCATTTGCCTCTACGGCCCTCCCGGTGTGGGCAAAACATCGCTCGGCAAATCCATTGCCGAATCGCTGGGGCGTAAATATGTGCGCATGTCGCTGGGCGGTTTGAAAGACGAATCGGAAATACGCGGTCACCGCAAAACATACATCGGTGCCATGCCCGGACGGATTCTGCAAAACCTTAAAAAGTCGGGCAGTTCCAATCCGGTGTTTGTGCTCGATGAGCTGGACAAAGTGGGCAACGACTGGCACGGCGATCCTTCGTCGGCCTTGCTTGAGGTACTTGATCCGGAGCAGAACCATGCGTTTTACGACAATTTCGTGGAGCTGGATTATGATTTGTCGAATGTGATGTTTATCGCCACGGCCAACTCGCTGAGCACCATTCAGCCTGCTCTGCGCGACCGGTTGGAAATAATTGAAGTATCGGGCTACACCACCGAGGAGAAGCTCGAAATTGCCCGCCGCCACCTGGTGCCCAAGCAGCTCGGCGAGCATGGGGTGAAAGAAAAGCAGTTGCAGCTGAGTCCGGCGGTGATTGAAGCCATTATTGAAAACTACACGCGCGAGTCGGGTGTGCGCGGTTTGGAAAAGCAAATTGCCCGCGTGGTGCGTTATGCGGCCAAGAATATTGCCATGGAGCGTAAATACAGCACCAAGCCTACGGTTGATGATCTTACCAAAATCCTCGGCCCGGCGCATGTAAAAGACCGCTATCAGGGCAACGATGCCGCCGGTGTGGTTACGGGCCTTGCCTGGACATCGGTTGGCGGCGATATTCTGTTCATCGAAACCAGCCTGAGCCGCGGCAAAGGTGGCAAACTCACGCTCACCGGCAACCTGGGCGATGTAATGAAAGAATCGGCCGTTATCGCACTCGAATACCTGCGCGCCCACGCCACCGACTTCGGCATCAATCCCGATTATTTCGACAACTGGAACGTACACATTCACGTACCCGAAGGCGCCACGCCCAAAGACGGTCCTTCGGCCGGTATCGCCATACTCACCGCGCTGGCCTCTGCCTTCACGCAACGCAAAGTGAAAAAGAGCCTCGCCATGACCGGCGAAATCACGCTCCGCGGCCGTGTACTTGCCGTTGGCGGCATCCGCGAAAAAATCCTCGCTGCCAAGCGCGCCGGTATCAAAGACATTATTCTTTGCAAAGAGAACAGGAAAGATGTGGACGAAATTCCGGCGCAGTACCTCAAAGGGTTGCATTTTCACTACGTGGAGCAAATGAGTGAAGTACTTGCGTTTTCGCTGCTGAAGGAGAAGGTTAAAAAGCCGCTTGATTTAAGCGTGGCAGCTTCGAACGGGGTAAAGGGGGGCGAGTAA
- the maf gene encoding septum formation protein Maf, with amino-acid sequence MHPERLSRFRFILASKSPRRQQLLRELGIPFELITKEVDESFPAHLQAGEIPLYLCRKKADAFEGDLAPDTLVITADTVVWINGHVLNKPESRHEALLMLRELSGSRHEVYTGVCIRSSVREEYLVARTDVWFRVLKEEEIEYYVDKYQPYDKAGAYGAQEWIGYIGMERIDGSYFNVMGLPVKEVYEKLAGWV; translated from the coding sequence ATGCATCCCGAACGACTGAGCCGTTTCCGCTTCATTTTAGCGTCAAAATCGCCGCGCCGCCAGCAACTGCTCCGCGAACTGGGCATACCGTTCGAACTCATTACAAAAGAGGTGGACGAAAGTTTCCCCGCTCACCTGCAGGCCGGTGAAATTCCGCTCTACCTCTGCCGCAAAAAAGCCGATGCCTTTGAAGGCGATCTCGCGCCCGATACGTTAGTAATTACAGCCGATACAGTGGTGTGGATAAACGGCCACGTGCTCAACAAACCCGAAAGCCGCCACGAAGCCCTGCTCATGCTTCGCGAACTCTCAGGCAGCCGCCACGAAGTATATACCGGCGTGTGCATACGCTCATCTGTGCGTGAAGAATACCTTGTAGCCCGCACCGACGTATGGTTCAGGGTGCTGAAAGAAGAGGAAATTGAATACTATGTAGATAAGTACCAGCCCTACGACAAAGCCGGTGCTTACGGCGCACAGGAGTGGATCGGCTACATCGGCATGGAGCGTATTGACGGCTCGTATTTTAATGTGATGGGGTTGCCGGTGAAAGAAGTGTATGAAAAGCTGGCGGGCTGGGTGTAA
- the ruvX gene encoding Holliday junction resolvase RuvX, translated as MARLLAIDYGTKRCGIAVSDPMQLIATGLTTVHSKDILAWLAGYLNRETVETFVVGEPKRLNGQPTDATQHVEAFVKHLRKQFPLIPVQRIDERFTSKMAFQSLIDSGLGRKDRQNKALIDEVSAVILLQNYMDSRM; from the coding sequence ATGGCTCGTTTGCTGGCAATTGATTATGGAACCAAACGCTGCGGCATTGCCGTAAGCGATCCCATGCAACTCATTGCCACCGGCCTTACCACCGTGCACAGCAAAGACATACTGGCCTGGCTGGCCGGTTACCTCAACCGCGAAACCGTAGAAACCTTTGTGGTGGGCGAACCCAAACGCCTCAACGGCCAGCCTACCGATGCCACACAGCATGTGGAAGCCTTCGTAAAACACCTGCGCAAACAATTCCCCCTTATTCCCGTGCAGCGCATCGACGAACGATTTACCTCCAAAATGGCCTTCCAAAGCCTTATCGACTCCGGCCTGGGCCGCAAAGACCGGCAAAACAAGGCACTGATCGACGAGGTAAGCGCCGTAATTCTGCTTCAGAATTACATGGACAGTCGCATGTAA
- a CDS encoding DUF2027 domain-containing protein encodes MKFRKGDRVRFLNEKGEGIISRLLGEGMAMVEIEDGFEYPYPVAQLVPVNPITAPEPAAVQASAPAQSRPAVPTAPAVINTRYPDGIYLAFVPQHQAFPSAGKIDLILFNHSTYDIYYTLSLKDGSLWTCIQAGMLGPGRQIEVETLTPQDIDNWGNIKTDVLFYSDDAYEHRAPVSNLLRLKGTKFFKDSTYGEHLLTGKKSYVAELVPLYEKAAPAEESKPFLTQAALRDMLATQEQQPQRGHASKPALKNQQLEKEVDLHIEELLDNWNGMSNGQLLDLQLRRMQQELDQAMADHLQRIVFIHGVGNGRLKSEIRRVLGTYKGIRFHDASYQRYGFGATEVVIYG; translated from the coding sequence ATGAAATTCAGAAAGGGCGACCGGGTTCGTTTTCTTAACGAAAAAGGCGAGGGAATAATAAGCCGTTTGCTTGGCGAGGGCATGGCTATGGTTGAAATTGAAGACGGATTTGAGTATCCTTACCCCGTGGCGCAGCTTGTGCCTGTAAATCCCATTACAGCGCCCGAGCCTGCTGCCGTGCAGGCTTCGGCTCCTGCGCAAAGCCGTCCGGCTGTGCCCACTGCGCCGGCTGTGATTAACACACGTTACCCCGACGGAATTTATCTCGCGTTTGTGCCGCAGCATCAGGCTTTTCCCTCGGCCGGTAAAATAGATCTCATTCTGTTCAACCACAGCACTTACGATATTTACTATACGCTTTCGCTCAAAGACGGAAGCCTGTGGACCTGCATTCAGGCCGGTATGCTGGGGCCGGGGCGGCAGATTGAGGTGGAAACGCTTACCCCGCAAGACATCGACAACTGGGGCAATATAAAAACCGATGTGCTTTTTTACAGCGACGATGCCTACGAACACCGAGCACCTGTGTCCAATCTGCTGCGGCTCAAAGGAACCAAGTTCTTTAAAGACAGTACTTACGGCGAGCACCTGCTCACCGGCAAAAAATCATACGTAGCCGAGCTGGTGCCGCTTTACGAAAAAGCAGCCCCGGCCGAAGAATCAAAACCCTTCCTCACGCAAGCCGCCCTGCGCGATATGCTCGCCACACAGGAACAGCAGCCCCAGCGCGGCCATGCATCAAAGCCCGCACTCAAAAATCAGCAGCTGGAAAAAGAAGTTGACCTGCACATCGAAGAGCTGCTCGACAACTGGAACGGCATGAGCAACGGACAGCTGCTCGATTTACAACTTCGCCGCATGCAGCAGGAACTCGACCAGGCCATGGCCGACCATCTGCAACGCATCGTGTTTATCCATGGCGTAGGCAACGGCCGCCTCAAAAGCGAAATACGCCGCGTGCTGGGCACCTACAAAGGCATACGCTTTCACGATGCATCCTACCAGCGCTATGGTTTCGGCGCCACCGAAGTAGTTATTTACGGCTGA
- a CDS encoding glycosyltransferase family 9 protein, translating into MQRILIIQTAFTGDVVLATPVAEKLHRHYPGAEIDMLVRKGNEGLLAGHPFLHQVLVWNKKEGKLRNLWKMLRQIRKRRYDVVVNLHRFASSGILVGFSGAGQRIGFDKNPLSWRYTRALPHEIGTGRHEIRRNLDLIVHLTDDEPQAPRLYPTAADEKAVSFHKQAGPYICIAPASVWFTKQWPASQWLKLIALVPAQYRIYLLGAPGDNELCEKIRRDSGRAQVMNMAGQLSFLQSVSMIRDAAMNYVNDSAPLHFASAADAKVTAVFCSTVPAFGFGPVSPQSRVVEVAEKLNCRPCGLHGHASCPEAHFNCALKIDPAVVLGELQ; encoded by the coding sequence CTGCAACGCATACTCATTATCCAAACCGCCTTTACCGGCGATGTGGTGCTGGCTACGCCTGTGGCCGAAAAGCTGCACCGGCATTATCCCGGTGCTGAAATTGATATGCTGGTGCGAAAAGGAAATGAAGGCTTGCTGGCCGGGCATCCGTTTCTGCATCAGGTGCTGGTGTGGAACAAAAAAGAAGGCAAGCTGCGCAACCTCTGGAAAATGCTCCGGCAAATCCGTAAGCGCAGATACGATGTAGTGGTTAACCTTCACCGCTTTGCCTCGTCGGGCATTCTGGTCGGTTTTTCGGGCGCAGGGCAGCGCATTGGTTTTGATAAAAATCCGCTGAGCTGGCGCTACACCCGCGCCTTGCCGCACGAAATAGGCACCGGCCGCCACGAAATACGCCGCAACCTCGATCTCATTGTACACCTTACCGATGATGAGCCGCAGGCACCGAGGCTTTATCCCACCGCGGCCGACGAAAAAGCGGTTTCGTTTCACAAGCAGGCCGGGCCGTATATCTGCATCGCGCCGGCATCGGTGTGGTTTACCAAGCAGTGGCCGGCCTCGCAGTGGCTCAAACTCATTGCGCTGGTGCCTGCACAATACCGTATTTACCTGCTCGGCGCACCCGGCGATAATGAGCTTTGTGAGAAAATCCGACGCGATTCGGGCCGTGCGCAGGTAATGAACATGGCGGGGCAACTCAGCTTTTTGCAGTCGGTATCCATGATCCGCGATGCGGCCATGAACTATGTAAACGACTCTGCCCCGCTGCATTTTGCCTCGGCAGCTGATGCTAAAGTAACTGCCGTGTTTTGCTCCACCGTGCCTGCGTTTGGCTTTGGCCCGGTATCGCCGCAGTCGCGCGTGGTGGAAGTGGCCGAAAAGTTAAACTGCCGCCCCTGCGGACTGCACGGCCACGCTTCCTGTCCCGAGGCACATTTTAATTGTGCACTGAAAATTGACCCGGCAGTGGTGCTGGGCGAGTTACAGTAA
- a CDS encoding type B 50S ribosomal protein L31: MKKGIHPENYRLVVFKDMSNEQAFMTRSTAETKDTIVWEDGNEYPLIKLEISNTSHPFYTGKMKLVDTAGRIDKFRNRYQKKA; the protein is encoded by the coding sequence ATGAAAAAAGGAATCCATCCCGAAAACTACCGCCTCGTTGTCTTCAAAGACATGTCTAACGAACAGGCATTTATGACCCGTTCAACAGCGGAAACAAAAGATACTATCGTCTGGGAAGACGGCAATGAGTATCCCCTCATTAAGCTTGAAATTTCAAACACCTCGCATCCGTTCTACACCGGCAAAATGAAGCTGGTTGACACTGCAGGTCGTATCGATAAATTCCGCAACCGCTACCAGAAAAAAGCGTAA
- a CDS encoding geranylgeranylglycerol-phosphate geranylgeranyltransferase, which translates to MRHFLTLIRLPNLLIIAFTQYMLRWCLILPTLNLHRVDTDLDLLPASHMNELDFFLLVLATVMIAAAGYIINDYFDVRIDEVNRPDENVVGKTIKRRVAMGAHMVINILGAGIGIWLSWKYDQFRVGSFLFVTAPALLWFYSTSLKRQFLIGNLVIALLSALVTLLVLLFELPGVHRTVAETYPILIEKKLYSLEPILNIGLAYALFAFLISLLREMIKDTEDYEGDLAYGCRTVPIVLGIAPTKWIMAATAFSVMLMLGFIQFSMAQSADWLSFGYLLLLVQMPLAAIVWLTLKAAGKRHWRRISLLIKLVMIGGISYLFIYAYGIKEITKTVLTA; encoded by the coding sequence ATGCGCCACTTTCTTACCCTTATCCGTTTGCCCAATTTGCTCATTATTGCCTTTACGCAATATATGCTGCGGTGGTGCCTTATTCTCCCCACACTCAATTTACACCGCGTAGATACAGATCTTGATCTGCTCCCGGCCAGTCACATGAACGAGCTTGATTTCTTCCTGCTTGTGCTGGCCACGGTTATGATTGCTGCAGCCGGTTATATTATTAACGATTACTTTGATGTGCGGATTGATGAGGTAAACCGCCCCGACGAAAATGTGGTGGGAAAAACCATAAAACGCCGTGTAGCTATGGGCGCGCACATGGTTATTAATATACTTGGTGCAGGAATCGGCATCTGGCTTTCGTGGAAATACGACCAGTTCAGAGTTGGTTCGTTTTTATTTGTTACCGCTCCTGCCCTGCTTTGGTTCTATTCCACAAGCCTCAAACGCCAGTTCCTTATCGGCAATCTGGTTATTGCGCTGTTATCGGCACTGGTTACCTTACTGGTACTGTTGTTTGAACTACCCGGTGTACACCGCACAGTAGCGGAAACGTATCCCATTCTCATCGAAAAAAAACTGTACAGCCTCGAACCGATTCTGAATATCGGTCTGGCTTATGCACTGTTTGCGTTTCTCATTTCGCTGCTGCGCGAAATGATTAAAGACACCGAAGACTACGAGGGCGATCTTGCCTATGGCTGCCGCACCGTGCCTATTGTACTGGGCATTGCACCCACCAAATGGATTATGGCCGCTACCGCATTTTCAGTGATGCTCATGCTCGGCTTTATTCAGTTCAGCATGGCGCAAAGTGCCGACTGGTTGTCATTTGGTTATTTGCTCCTGCTGGTGCAGATGCCGCTGGCGGCTATTGTGTGGCTCACGCTGAAAGCAGCAGGTAAGCGTCACTGGCGCCGCATCAGCCTGCTCATCAAACTGGTGATGATTGGTGGTATTTCCTACCTGTTTATTTACGCCTACGGAATTAAGGAAATTACAAAAACAGTTCTTACAGCCTGA
- a CDS encoding glucose-1-phosphate thymidylyltransferase: MSFQTAFFDDEYRTALLPLAATRPLCDFRFGIFTVREKWERQLTVSSTTFAAPSLQELWPFAPQPDVPLVWINGRVAPSAQLAAEVKALKPGQGLIKGELLIACHAGTDHAPLVLDDSDHLRVNYELRETTAEAIVIRRIHDLFTQNRRGLQLDFELIAGNTFQQPDASCTVIGPHPVLMEPGAKAAGCIFNTTEGPVYIAAGAEVMEGCLVRGPIAICSGAQIKMGARLYADSTIGPGCKVGGEVTNTIFFANANKAHDGYLGNSVIGEWCNLGADTNTSNLKNNYGPVKVYNYAIGGEEDTGLIFHGLIMADHAKCGINTMFNTGTVVGVAANVFGSGFPPKFIPDFSWGGADGFTEYSLHKAIETAERVFARRNKQVEAPLRRLFETVFERTAALRRF; encoded by the coding sequence ATGAGCTTCCAGACCGCCTTTTTCGACGATGAATACCGCACGGCACTGCTGCCGCTGGCGGCTACCCGTCCGCTTTGCGACTTTCGTTTTGGCATTTTTACCGTGCGCGAAAAATGGGAGCGGCAGCTGACCGTTTCATCCACCACGTTTGCCGCACCGTCGCTTCAGGAACTCTGGCCGTTTGCGCCGCAGCCTGACGTGCCGCTGGTGTGGATAAACGGCCGTGTAGCACCATCAGCGCAGCTGGCGGCCGAAGTAAAGGCGCTCAAACCCGGTCAGGGCCTTATTAAAGGCGAACTGCTCATTGCCTGCCACGCAGGCACGGATCATGCCCCGCTGGTACTGGACGACAGCGACCACCTCCGCGTAAACTACGAACTCCGCGAAACCACTGCCGAAGCCATTGTAATACGCCGCATTCACGATTTATTTACCCAAAACCGCCGCGGCCTGCAGCTTGATTTTGAGCTGATTGCCGGCAATACGTTTCAGCAGCCTGATGCCTCCTGCACGGTTATCGGCCCGCATCCGGTGCTTATGGAACCGGGCGCCAAAGCTGCAGGCTGCATTTTCAATACCACCGAAGGCCCCGTGTACATTGCCGCCGGTGCCGAAGTAATGGAAGGCTGCCTCGTGCGCGGACCCATTGCCATCTGCAGCGGCGCACAAATAAAAATGGGCGCCAGACTTTATGCCGACAGCACCATCGGCCCTGGCTGCAAAGTGGGCGGCGAAGTGACCAACACCATTTTCTTTGCCAATGCCAACAAAGCACACGACGGCTACCTCGGCAATTCGGTTATCGGCGAGTGGTGCAACCTGGGAGCCGACACCAATACCTCCAACCTCAAAAACAATTACGGCCCGGTAAAAGTGTATAACTACGCCATTGGCGGCGAAGAAGACACCGGCCTCATTTTCCACGGCCTCATCATGGCCGACCATGCCAAGTGCGGCATTAATACCATGTTTAACACCGGCACCGTGGTAGGCGTGGCAGCCAATGTGTTTGGCAGCGGCTTTCCCCCAAAGTTTATCCCCGATTTCAGCTGGGGCGGGGCCGATGGATTTACCGAATACAGCCTGCACAAAGCCATCGAAACCGCCGAACGTGTGTTTGCCCGCCGCAATAAACAAGTAGAAGCACCTTTGCGCCGCCTCTTCGAAACCGTGTTTGAACGAACCGCTGCTTTACGTCGTTTCTGA
- a CDS encoding T9SS type A sorting domain-containing protein, whose amino-acid sequence MKKTAQLAAGLAFALSLSAQVPKKVVVEHFTNTLCSVCASRNPGFNTNLNNQSGVIRLSVHPSSPYSACVLNQHNVADNDGRTNYYSIYGSTPRLVIQGTNIATSANYSASSLFTPYIGQTSPASIRIVQTRFGNDSIRAEIIVKTEAAHTLGNLQLFVALAEDTVFYNAPNGEIRHYNVLRKALSGTSGVSLNLPANIGDSVVFTFSSANNPAWNFMRINTFAILQQSASKAVVQAEYYPAQNTSPNSVAETQAQNFSVFSTGLSLVVRDEQFTTPLTLTLYDVSGRIVLQQTLQQAYSETDLSALTEGIYLYLITEDNKFIQSGKAVR is encoded by the coding sequence ATGAAAAAAACAGCTCAGCTTGCAGCCGGTTTGGCGTTTGCACTTTCGCTATCGGCTCAGGTTCCAAAAAAAGTAGTAGTCGAGCATTTTACCAATACGCTGTGCAGCGTGTGTGCGTCGCGCAATCCCGGTTTTAATACCAACCTCAACAACCAGAGCGGTGTAATACGCCTCTCCGTGCATCCAAGTTCGCCCTACAGTGCCTGCGTGCTCAATCAGCACAACGTGGCCGACAACGACGGACGCACCAACTACTACAGCATTTACGGCTCCACGCCGCGCCTTGTTATTCAGGGCACAAACATTGCCACTTCGGCCAATTACAGTGCTTCGTCATTGTTTACGCCCTACATCGGACAAACCTCGCCCGCATCCATCCGCATTGTGCAAACACGTTTTGGCAATGATTCCATCCGCGCAGAAATTATCGTAAAAACCGAAGCCGCACACACACTCGGCAATCTGCAGCTTTTTGTGGCACTGGCCGAAGACACCGTTTTTTACAACGCACCCAACGGCGAAATACGTCATTACAATGTATTGCGCAAAGCCCTGAGCGGTACTTCCGGCGTTTCACTTAATTTACCCGCAAACATCGGCGATTCGGTGGTGTTTACATTTTCATCGGCCAATAATCCGGCCTGGAATTTCATGCGCATCAATACCTTTGCAATACTGCAACAGTCGGCCAGCAAAGCCGTGGTGCAGGCCGAATATTATCCTGCGCAGAATACCTCGCCCAATTCGGTTGCCGAAACACAAGCTCAGAATTTTTCAGTATTCAGCACCGGATTATCACTTGTTGTGCGCGATGAGCAGTTTACCACACCACTCACCTTAACACTTTACGACGTATCCGGCAGAATCGTATTGCAGCAAACGCTTCAGCAAGCATACAGCGAAACAGACTTGTCGGCACTCACCGAAGGAATTTATCTCTACCTGATTACAGAAGACAATAAATTCATTCAGTCAGGTAAAGCAGTCCGCTAA